Proteins from one Listeria weihenstephanensis genomic window:
- a CDS encoding cold-shock protein has product MQQAQVKWFSNEKGYGFLEAEDGQNIFIHFTAIQGDGYKSLDEGQQVTFEITEGNRGPQATNVQKV; this is encoded by the coding sequence ATGCAACAAGCACAAGTAAAATGGTTCAGCAACGAAAAAGGCTACGGTTTTCTAGAAGCAGAAGATGGTCAGAATATCTTTATTCACTTTACAGCCATCCAGGGTGACGGTTACAAATCACTCGATGAAGGTCAACAAGTCACATTTGAAATAACAGAAGGCAACCGAGGACCACAAGCAACAAACGTTCAGAAAGTGTAA
- the mntR gene encoding transcriptional regulator MntR has protein sequence MPTPSMEDYIEKIYSLIESKGYARVSDIAEELLVHPSSVTKMVQKLDKDEYLVYEKYRGLILTPKGKTIGKSLVERHALLENFLGIIGVEEARIYEDVEGIEHHLSWNSINRIGDVVQFFEENPDALAKLQGMQHVSRYPED, from the coding sequence ATGCCAACACCAAGCATGGAAGACTATATCGAGAAAATCTATTCATTGATTGAATCAAAAGGTTACGCTCGAGTATCAGATATCGCGGAGGAACTACTTGTACATCCGTCCTCTGTTACAAAAATGGTTCAGAAACTAGATAAAGATGAATATCTGGTGTATGAGAAATATCGCGGTCTCATTTTAACGCCAAAAGGAAAGACAATTGGGAAGAGCTTGGTAGAACGCCATGCTTTACTTGAGAATTTTCTTGGTATTATCGGTGTGGAAGAAGCGCGTATTTATGAAGATGTAGAAGGAATTGAGCATCATTTGAGTTGGAACTCGATCAACCGAATTGGCGATGTTGTCCAGTTTTTTGAAGAGAATCCAGATGCCCTTGCTAAACTTCAAGGGATGCAGCACGTGTCGCGGTATCCAGAAGATTAA
- a CDS encoding ribonuclease HI family protein, with amino-acid sequence MEIYADGSSAGNPGLSGIGIVIIADGIYEQISLPLGILSNHEAEFIAIKTALTKAVTYKPILVRLYSDSRVAVEAIEKRYAKNPLFKPHLDVILDLIDSLELCFIQWIPSTSNKKADQLARQAIQKQK; translated from the coding sequence TTGGAAATATACGCAGATGGCTCTAGCGCAGGGAATCCAGGGCTAAGCGGTATCGGCATTGTGATTATCGCAGATGGCATTTACGAACAAATCAGCCTCCCACTTGGCATTTTAAGTAACCACGAAGCTGAATTCATAGCGATTAAAACCGCCCTCACAAAAGCGGTCACCTACAAACCCATCCTTGTTAGACTCTATTCCGATTCACGCGTTGCCGTAGAAGCTATCGAAAAGCGCTATGCGAAAAACCCTTTGTTCAAACCACATTTAGATGTTATTCTTGATTTGATTGACTCCCTAGAACTGTGCTTCATTCAGTGGATTCCGAGCACTTCTAATAAAAAAGCCGATCAATTGGCACGACAGGCGATCCAAAAACAAAAGTAA